From the genome of Amia ocellicauda isolate fAmiCal2 chromosome 14, fAmiCal2.hap1, whole genome shotgun sequence, one region includes:
- the s100w gene encoding S100 calcium binding protein W, with product MSKLETVVRSLVELFEEHAGQDEHKNQLSGAELQQLLKTELQSPEFKCHFNPEDVDAVMAELDKNHDGDVNFHEFCRFVEKLAHCYRRKCQGKDK from the exons ATGTCAAAACTGGAGACGGTGGTGCGCTCTCTGGTGGAGCTATTCGAGGAGCATGCAGGGCAGGACGAGCACAAGAACCAGCTGAGCGGTGCCGAGCTCCAGCAGCTGCTCAAGACCGAGCTGCAGTCCCCGGAGTTTAAG TGCCATTTCAACCCAGAGGATGTGGACGCGGTCATGGCAGAGCTGGACAAGAACCACGACGGAGACGTCAACTTCCACGAGTTCTGCCGATTCGTGGAGAAGCTGGCCCACTGCTACCGACGCAAGTGCCAGGGCAAGGACAAATGA
- the LOC136767457 gene encoding protein S100-A1 produces the protein MSDLMISIKSMLDVFTRYASRDGDPNSLSKPELKELLEKELTGFLDPKDPSQVDQVLKGLDQDKSGTVDFQEYVTMVAVLACMCRDFKPSSKGAAQKKC, from the exons ATGTCTGATTtgatgatatcaatcaaatccATGCTGGATGTCTTCACCAGGTACGCCAGCAGAGATGGTGACCCCAACTCCCTCAGCAAACCTGAGCTGAAAGAGCTGCTGGAGAAGGAGCTGACAGGCTTCTTG GATCCCAAAGACCCGTCTCAGGTGGATCAGGTCTTGAAAGGCTTGGACCAGGACAAATCTGGCACAGTGGATTTCCAGGAGTACGTCACTATGGTGGCAGTGCTCGCCTGTATGTGCCGCGACTTCAAGCCTAGCAGTAAGGGTGCCGCCCAGAAGAAGTGTTAG
- the LOC136767467 gene encoding protein S100-A1 yields the protein MSDLMNAITTMLGVFTKYASKDGDPNSLSKPEVKELLEKELTGFLNPQNPAQVDDFLKQLDQDKSGTVDFQEYVTLVAVLACMCHEFKPKKK from the exons ATGTCTGATTTGATGAATGCAATCACAACCATGCTGGGTGTCTTCACCAAGTACGCCAGCAAAGATGGTGACCCCAACTCCCTCAGCAAACCTGAGGTCAAAGAGCTGCTGGAGAAGGAGCTGACAGGCTTCTTG AACCCCCAAAACCCGGCACAGGTAGATGACTTCTTGAAACAGCTGGACCAGGACAAATCTGGCACAGTGGATTTCCAGGAGTACGTCACCCTGGTGGCAGTGCTCGCCTGTATGTGCCACGAGTTCAAGCCTAAGAAGAAGTGA